One stretch of Arachis hypogaea cultivar Tifrunner chromosome 20, arahy.Tifrunner.gnm2.J5K5, whole genome shotgun sequence DNA includes these proteins:
- the LOC112785327 gene encoding uncharacterized protein, translating to MAKQKAVAIIYGDWDESYNELPRWVLGVQLTMPGTVAVLRTCPVRVGGQVDESQAYFHRMFWTFPPCIEAFRHCKPLDGNSNILPVAFALVEGENAESWSFFLSHLRQHVTPQPGLLVISDRHNGIKAALEAPDGGWLPPSAYRAFCIRHVAANFALTFKGKDARRLLVNAAYAKTEVEFDYWFDILRSENPAMCDWANRIEYSLWTQYYDEGRRFGHMMTNISECVNSILKGVRNLPVCSLVKATYGRLAELFVRKGREAEAQMGTGQQFSQYLVKCIEANLKTARCFTVTVYDRDNSEYTVAETTPTGSFSLGTYRVSLGSQTCDCGYFQALHFPCPHALACCAYSRLTWQPYVHQVYRLSSVFGVYQMGFTPPIPESFWPPYAGPTVIPDPNMRRAKEGRPRFTRIRTNMDDADPNRPKRCGLCRQPGHSRRSCPQAGRHTGTVGNE from the exons atggcgaagcagaaggcggTCGCAATCATCTACGGGGactgggatgagtcgtacaacgagctcccTCGGTGGGTCTTAGGAGTTCAGTTGACTATGCCTGGCACTGTAGCAGTCCTCAGGACCTGTCCTGTTCGAGTTGGTGGACAGGTGGACGAGTCTCAAGCTTATTTTCATAGGATGTTCTGGACTTTTCCCCCTTGTATCGAAGCATTTCGTCATTGCAAGCCGTTG gacgggaattCCAACATACTCCCTGTGGCATTCGCACTAgttgagggtgagaatgctgagtcatggtccttctttctctcccacctccGTCAGCACGTGACACCTCAGCCAGGTCTGTTAgttatttcagataggcataacggcatcaaggcagCACTTGAGGCACCTGATGGGGGATGGCTACCTCCGTCTGCATACCGGGCATTCTGTATTCGACACGTTGCAGCGAATTTCGCCCtgaccttcaagggcaaagatgcCCGGAGGCTTCTTGTGAACGCCGCATATGCGAAGACCGAGGTGGAGTTTGACTACTGGTTTGACATCCTGCGCTCTGAGAATCCGGCAATGTGTGACTGGGCAAACCGAATTGAGTACTCGTTGTGGACACAGTACTATGACGAGGGTCGGAGATTCGGGCACATGATGACAAATATATCAGAGTGTGTCAATTCAATCCTTAAGGGGGTAAGGAACCTCCCCGTGTGCTCGCTTGTGAAAGCCACATACGGAAGGCTGGCTGAGCTATTTGTCCgtaaggggagggaggccgaggcTCAGATGGGTaccggacaacaattcagtcaataCCTAGTAAAGTGTATCGAGGCCAACCTGAAGACAGCCAGGTGCTTCACCGTGACTGTTTATGATAGGGATAACTCGGAGTACACCGTGGCAGAGACGACGCCAACAGGTTCATTCTCACTTGGTACCTACAGGGTCTCACTGGGGTCTCAGACATGTGATTGTGGATACTTCCAAgcacttcatttcccgtgtcCTCACGCATTAGCATGCTGTGCTTATTCACGTCTTACTTGGCAGCCTTACGTCCACCAGGTCTATCGCCTTAGTTCCGTTTTCGGTGTCTACCAGATGGGATTTACACCTCCCATTCCGGAGAGTTTCTGGCCACCCTATGCCGGGCCTACCGTTATACCGGATCCGAACATGAGGCGTGCGAAGGAGGGTCGTCCAAGGTTCACACGCATTCGCACCAACATGGATGATGCAGATCCGAACCGGCCAAAGAGATGCGGCCTCTGCAGGCAGCCAGGACACAGTCGTCGGAGTTGTCCTCAAGCCGGACGACA
- the LOC112782918 gene encoding E3 ubiquitin-protein ligase CSU1 — protein sequence MPQRHSKNNNDLAFFTYDEKRKLGYGTQKERLGKDSIKPFDACCLCLKPFIDPMSCHKGHVFCKECILECLLAQKKDIQRKLAAHAAQQKQEKEEEEEKLMLQKAKELDAFDQQNHGAVPQYSDRNYSRDKNGFHGANSVKVTSYEEEALRTMKAFWLPSATPEAAVKVDAPDTSTICPEGREKLRLKTLFPVHFTEDTSEQKKPKALDRTYLCPSCKVTLTNTMSLVALSSCGHVFCKKCADRFMAVDKVCLICNKPCKERNLVNLEKGGTGFAGHGDHLEATDFKHLGSGSGLGLVRPATKT from the exons ATGCCTCAGAGGCATTCGAAGAACAACAACGACCTCGCGTTCTTCACGTATGACGAGAAGCGGAAGCTAGGGTATGGGACCCAGAAGGAGAGGCTGGGCAAGGATTCCATCAAGCCCTTCGATGCTTGCTGCCTCTGCTTGAAGCCCTTCATTGACCCCATGAGCTGCCACAAAGGTCATGTCTTTTGTAAAGAGTGCATTCTCGAGTGCTTGTTGGCTCAGAAGAAAGACATTCAAAG AAAGCTTGCAGCCCATGCTGCTCAgcagaagcaagaaaaagaagaagaggaggagaaatTGATGTTACAAAAGGCTAAAGAGCTCGATGCATTTGATCAGCAAAATCATGGTGCTGTACCACAATACAGTGATAGAAATTACAGCCGTGATAAGAATGGTTTCCATGGAGCAAACAGTGTGAAGGTCACATCCTATGAGGAGGAAGCCCTGCGGACAATGAAGGCGTTTTGGCTGCCTTCTGCTACGCCAGAAGCTGCTGTTAAAGTAGATGCGCCTGATACCAGTACTATCTGTCCAGAAGGCAGGGAGAAACTGAGGTTAAAGACACTTTTTCCTGTCCACTTCACTGAAGATACTAGTGAGCAGAAAAAGCCCAAGGCTCTTGATAGGACCTACCTTTGTCCTAGCTGCAAAGTTACTCTCACCAACACAATGTCACTTGTGGCCCTTAGTTCATGTGGACATGTATTTTGCAAGAAATGTGCTGATAGATTCATGGCCGTTGATAAGGTCTGTCTTATTTGCAACAAACCATGTAAAGAGAGAAATTTGGTCAACTTGGAGAAAGGGGGTACTGGATTTGCTGGTCATGGGGATCATCTTGAGGCTACAGACTTCAAGCATTTGGGAAGTGGTTCTGGTTTGGGCTTGGTTAGACCGGCAACGAAGACTTGA
- the LOC112783614 gene encoding cell number regulator 9, whose translation MVDSEKVVLVEEAMEGERINGGEEDEKERLLEGMSVLDFDMLCSTVALQSANGSWGMLGRRNLDDGEEDEEQHLGGVLRMWEGEVLDCFDDRRIALESACCPCYRFGKNMKRAGFGACYIQAVVYFLLALGAFANFIAFIATRRHYFVYLAVAFTISVGAILGFYRTRIRKKFNIKGSDSAVDDCAYHFICPCCTLCQESRTLEINNVQDGTWHGRGDTICIGGFSDGSKALFELHPPPVVSIMPTDESCMEKS comes from the exons ATGGTGGATTCGGAGAAGGTGGTGTTGGTTGAGGAAGCAATGGAGGGGGAAAGGATCAACGGTGGtgaagaagatgagaaggagaGGCTCTTGGAGGGTATGTCTGTTTTGGATTTTGACATGCTTTGCTCCACCGTGGCGTTGCAAAGTGCTAATGGTAGCTGGGGGATGCTTGGGAGAAGAAACCTTGATGATGGGGAAGAAGATGAGGAACAACATCTTGGTGGGGTTCTAAGGATGTGGGAGGGTGAAGTCCTTGATTGCTTCGATGACCGCCGCATAGCTCTTGAATCAGCATG CTGTCCTTGTTACCGATTTGGGAAGAACATGAAACGAGCTGGCTTTGGTGCATGCTATATTCAG GCTGTAGTTTATTTTCTTCTTGCTTTAGGTGCCTTCGCTAACTTCATTGCTTTTATTGCCACAAGGCGTCATTACTTTGTTTACCTAGCTGTTGCCTTCACCATTTCTGTTGGAGCAATTTTAGGATTCTATCGAACACGTATTAGAAAGAAATTCAACATCAAG GGTAGTGATAGTGCCGTGGATGATTGCGCTTACCATTTTATCTGTCCTTGTTGTACATTATGCCAG GAGTCTAGAACACTGGAGATAAACAACGTTCAAGATGGCACTTGGCATGGCCGGGGTGACACGATATGCATAGGTGGGTTTAGTGATGGGAGTAAAGCACTGTTTGAGTTGCATCCCCCTCCTGTTGTGTCCATCATGCCAACTGATGAAAGTTGCATGGAGAAGAGCTGA
- the LOC112783613 gene encoding putative cyclin-D6-1, which produces MEFDLEDPLSCFKEQQAYTITELFASESDHMPAPNYLNSTHFRASFRCEAISLILQVQFSCNLDPYVAYLAINYLHRFMSRQEIPMEKPWLLKLVVISCLSLASKMKNTPLSISDIQIEGCIFESQTVRKMELLILGALEWRMRSITPFPFLHFFISSTELKDPSLKQVLKEQATKIIFNAHNDIKLLEYKPSTIAASALISASRELCPQQYTMLRASIAACENLDEDSLTKCIDLMQEMVMWTEANESTIDTSFLSTETPVSVLERSIKRRRI; this is translated from the exons ATGGAGTTTGATCTTGAAGACCCTTTATCCTGCTTCAAGGAACAACAAGCTTATACCATAACAGAACTCTTTGCTTCTGAATCTGATCACATGCCGGCCCCAAACTACTTGAATTCAACACATTTTCGCGCTTCCTTTCGTTGCGAAGCCATTTCTCTCATACTTCAG GTCCAGTTTTCATGCAATTTGGACCCTTATGTAGCTTATCTAGCTATAAATTACTTGCATCGCTTCATGTCGAGGCAAGAAATTCCG ATGGAGAAGCCATGGTTACTGAAACTTGTTGTCATATCCTGCCTTTCTCTTGCTTCAAAGATGAAGAACACACCCTTATCAATTTCTGATATACAG ATAGAAGGTTGCATCTTTGAGTCTCAAACTGTTCGGAAGATGGAGCTTCTTATTCTTGGCGCTCTGGAATGGCGTATGAGGTCAATTACACCTTTTCCTTTCTTGCATTTCTTCATCTCTTCAACAGAACTCAAAGATCCATCACTGAAGCAAGTGCTTAAAGAGCAAGCTACAAAGATAATCTTCAATGCTCACAATG ACATTAAGCTTTTAGAGTATAAACCTTCAACTATTGCAGCATCTGCTCTTATCTCTGCATCTCGCGAACTATGTCCGCAGCAATATACTATGCTGAGAGCTTCAATTGCAGCTTGTGAGAATCTAGATGAG GATTCATTGACCAAGTGCATTGACCTGATGCAAGAGATGGTTATGTGGACGGAAGCGAACGAGTCAACCATCGATACAAGCTTTCTAAGCACTGAAACTCCGGTGAGCGTGCTGGAGAGAAGCATCAAGCGGCGGAGAATCTAA